The Papio anubis isolate 15944 chromosome 1, Panubis1.0, whole genome shotgun sequence genome window below encodes:
- the ISG15 gene encoding ubiquitin-like protein ISG15 isoform X2 → MSWDLKVKMLGGNEFQVSLSNSMSVSELKAKIAQKIGVHAFQQRLAVHPSGATLQDRVPLANQGLGPGSTVLLVVDKCDEPLSILVRNDKGRSSTYEVQLTQTVAHLKQQVSQQEGVQDDLFWLTFEGKPLENQLPLGEYGLKPLSTVFMNLRLRGGGTEPGGQS, encoded by the exons ATG AGCTGGGACCTGAAGGTGAAGATGCTGGGGGGCAACGAGTTCCAGGTGTCCCTGAGCAACTCCATGTCGGTGTCAGAGCTGAAGGCAAAGATCGCCCAGAAGATCGGCGTGCACGCCTTCCAGCAGCGTCTGGCTGTCCACCCCAGCGGCGCCACCCTGCAGGACAGGGTTCCCCTTGCCAACCAGGGCCTGGGCCCCGGCAGCACGGTCCTGCTGGTGGTGGACAAGTGCGATGAACCTCTGAGCATCCTGGTGAGGAACGACAAGGGCCGGAGCAGCACCTACGAGGTACAGCTGACGCAGACTGTGGCCCACCTGAAGCAGCAAGTGAGCCAGCAGGAGGGTGTGCAGGACGACCTGTTCTGGCTGACCTTCGAGGGGAAGCCCCTGGAGAATCAGCTCCCGCTGGGGGAGTACGGCCTCAAGCCCCTGAGCACCGTGTTCATGAATCTGCGCCTGCGGGGAGGCGGCACAGAGCCTGGCGGGCAGAGCTAA
- the ISG15 gene encoding ubiquitin-like protein ISG15 isoform X1 — protein sequence MVREMSQSWDLKVKMLGGNEFQVSLSNSMSVSELKAKIAQKIGVHAFQQRLAVHPSGATLQDRVPLANQGLGPGSTVLLVVDKCDEPLSILVRNDKGRSSTYEVQLTQTVAHLKQQVSQQEGVQDDLFWLTFEGKPLENQLPLGEYGLKPLSTVFMNLRLRGGGTEPGGQS from the exons ATGGTAAGGGAGAtgtcacag AGCTGGGACCTGAAGGTGAAGATGCTGGGGGGCAACGAGTTCCAGGTGTCCCTGAGCAACTCCATGTCGGTGTCAGAGCTGAAGGCAAAGATCGCCCAGAAGATCGGCGTGCACGCCTTCCAGCAGCGTCTGGCTGTCCACCCCAGCGGCGCCACCCTGCAGGACAGGGTTCCCCTTGCCAACCAGGGCCTGGGCCCCGGCAGCACGGTCCTGCTGGTGGTGGACAAGTGCGATGAACCTCTGAGCATCCTGGTGAGGAACGACAAGGGCCGGAGCAGCACCTACGAGGTACAGCTGACGCAGACTGTGGCCCACCTGAAGCAGCAAGTGAGCCAGCAGGAGGGTGTGCAGGACGACCTGTTCTGGCTGACCTTCGAGGGGAAGCCCCTGGAGAATCAGCTCCCGCTGGGGGAGTACGGCCTCAAGCCCCTGAGCACCGTGTTCATGAATCTGCGCCTGCGGGGAGGCGGCACAGAGCCTGGCGGGCAGAGCTAA